One segment of Curtobacterium sp. MR_MD2014 DNA contains the following:
- a CDS encoding metal-dependent transcriptional regulator, with translation MRLPSLSVMAEDYVKLVWKSTERGGEGLATRDIAAALGVSASTVSGNLRKLDRDGLIEHTPYYGVVLTPLGQQVAVAMVRRHRLIETYLVQRLGYSWDEVHTEAEALEHAVSETFLERVDADLGHPTHDPHGDPIPATDGSVPSSAGTLLGSVEPGACGVVDRVSDDDPALLRYFDELGVALGTHLRVERVRDYAGVIAVSRRAPDGEESLVDLPAAAASAIWLAPDAD, from the coding sequence ATGCGCCTGCCCTCCCTGTCCGTCATGGCGGAGGACTACGTGAAGCTCGTGTGGAAGTCGACCGAGCGCGGCGGCGAGGGGCTCGCGACGCGGGACATCGCGGCGGCCCTCGGGGTCTCGGCGTCGACGGTGTCGGGGAACCTCCGCAAGCTCGACCGCGACGGCCTCATCGAGCACACCCCCTACTACGGCGTCGTGCTCACCCCGCTCGGGCAGCAGGTCGCCGTGGCGATGGTCCGTCGCCACCGGCTCATCGAGACGTACCTGGTGCAGCGGCTCGGCTACTCGTGGGACGAGGTCCACACCGAGGCCGAGGCGCTCGAGCACGCGGTGTCCGAGACGTTCCTCGAGCGGGTCGACGCCGACCTCGGCCACCCGACGCACGACCCGCACGGTGACCCGATCCCGGCGACGGACGGGTCAGTCCCGTCGTCGGCGGGCACGCTGCTCGGCTCGGTCGAACCCGGAGCCTGCGGGGTCGTGGACCGGGTGTCCGACGACGACCCGGCCCTGCTCCGGTACTTCGACGAGCTCGGGGTCGCACTGGGCACGCACCTGCGCGTCGAGCGGGTCCGCGACTACGCGGGTGTGATCGCCGTCAGCCGGCGGGCTCCCGACGGCGAGGAGTCCCTCGTCGACCTGCCGGCCGCCGCCGCCTCGGCCATCTGGCTCGCCCCCGACGCCGACTGA
- a CDS encoding CPBP family intramembrane glutamic endopeptidase — protein sequence MTTTAPARRRRWPVPPSLLLGLAPLVAFAAVSAWRSRPSDDYSTLGQTVEGVLGALVVPEGIAVLVLCVYVTALGWWPIATADRRRTALRWTLTAPALIAAVCVARLPLVEWGAQPVRYFLLLAVGVLFVGVFEELLTRGVLLVGLRRRLPEFGVWIASCVLFGLLHFLNVLAGAEVGATVVQVVFAASFGSTLYLARRLTGNLLAPVLLHAFWDFGSIAVSATVPTQDLVRMVPVGLLGLFAFAVLALGVVAGGLVAWRDDRGHRLLRRWRSVPPVGAPAVQGDEPRLPSAV from the coding sequence GTGACCACCACCGCACCCGCCCGACGCCGTCGCTGGCCGGTGCCCCCGTCGCTCCTGCTCGGCCTCGCGCCGCTCGTCGCCTTCGCGGCCGTCAGCGCCTGGCGCTCGCGGCCGAGCGACGACTACAGCACGCTCGGGCAGACCGTCGAGGGCGTCCTCGGGGCACTCGTGGTGCCGGAGGGCATCGCGGTGCTCGTGCTCTGCGTCTACGTCACCGCGCTGGGCTGGTGGCCGATCGCGACCGCCGACCGTCGTCGGACGGCACTCCGGTGGACGCTCACGGCCCCGGCGTTGATCGCAGCCGTGTGCGTCGCCCGGCTCCCGCTCGTCGAGTGGGGCGCCCAGCCGGTGCGGTACTTCCTGCTGCTCGCCGTCGGGGTCCTCTTCGTGGGGGTGTTCGAGGAGCTGCTCACCCGCGGCGTGCTGCTCGTCGGGCTCCGGCGGCGGCTGCCCGAGTTCGGCGTGTGGATCGCGTCGTGCGTGCTGTTCGGGCTGCTGCACTTCCTCAACGTCCTCGCCGGCGCGGAGGTCGGTGCGACCGTCGTGCAGGTCGTCTTCGCGGCGTCGTTCGGCTCGACGCTCTACCTCGCCCGCCGGCTCACCGGGAACCTGCTCGCTCCCGTGCTGCTGCACGCCTTCTGGGACTTCGGGTCGATCGCGGTGTCGGCCACCGTGCCGACGCAGGACCTCGTGCGGATGGTGCCCGTCGGGCTCCTCGGACTGTTCGCGTTCGCGGTGCTCGCCCTCGGGGTGGTCGCCGGCGGCCTGGTCGCATGGCGGGACGACCGGGGCCACCGCCTGCTGCGCCGGTGGCGGTCGGTGCCGCCCGTGGGGGCGCCCGCGGTGCAGGGGGACGAGCCGCGCCTCCCGTCCGCCGTCTGA